From the genome of Mycoplasma putrefaciens KS1, one region includes:
- the serS gene encoding serine--tRNA ligase codes for MLDINYIEQNFEKVLEKLNIRNQQDYRNDLEFVVNQNKQRKELIIKVEKIKAEKNQLSKEIANLVRQQNQVQVYQLKQKISEMNLEIELLDNQLKIVNQQLNTKLLYIPNIPHENIYFGHDDNDNLEIKKSKHTKLVKHNTAHWEIATKLGLVDFEKATKLSGSRFLIYTGLGSKLVRAVADILLTRHEKYGYKEIFCPLIVNSEIMQGTGQLPKFAEDMYKAGEQWLIPTSEVPLTNLHAGEILSNEALPIKYTSFTQCFRQEAGSAGRDTKGMIRLHQFNKVELVKIVHPNQSMQELELLVQDAEDILNIFDLPYRIVELCSGDIGFSATKTYDLEVWFPEQNKYREISSCSNCWDFQARRMQTRFRDTDGEVKLVHTLNGSGVAIDRLIAAMLENYWDGEKLILPMILRPYFDNQEFIK; via the coding sequence ATGTTGGATATAAATTATATAGAACAGAACTTTGAAAAAGTTCTTGAGAAATTAAACATTCGTAATCAACAAGATTATAGAAACGATTTAGAATTTGTTGTTAATCAAAATAAACAAAGAAAAGAATTAATAATAAAAGTTGAAAAGATCAAAGCAGAAAAAAATCAACTTTCTAAAGAAATTGCTAATTTAGTTCGTCAACAAAATCAAGTTCAAGTATACCAACTTAAGCAAAAAATTTCTGAGATGAATTTAGAAATTGAACTACTAGATAATCAACTAAAAATAGTTAATCAACAATTAAATACTAAATTGTTATACATTCCAAATATTCCACACGAAAATATTTATTTTGGACATGATGATAATGATAATCTTGAAATTAAAAAATCTAAACACACTAAACTTGTAAAACACAATACAGCTCATTGAGAGATTGCAACAAAACTAGGATTAGTTGATTTTGAAAAAGCTACAAAATTAAGTGGATCAAGATTTTTGATCTATACAGGTTTAGGTTCTAAACTAGTTAGAGCTGTTGCTGATATTTTATTAACAAGACATGAAAAATATGGTTATAAAGAAATCTTCTGTCCCCTAATTGTGAATAGTGAAATTATGCAAGGAACTGGTCAATTACCAAAATTTGCTGAAGATATGTACAAAGCTGGAGAGCAATGATTAATTCCAACAAGTGAAGTTCCGCTAACAAACCTACATGCTGGTGAAATTCTTTCAAATGAAGCTCTACCAATTAAATATACTTCATTTACACAATGCTTTAGACAAGAAGCAGGAAGTGCTGGACGTGATACTAAAGGTATGATTAGGCTTCACCAGTTCAATAAAGTTGAGTTAGTTAAAATTGTTCATCCCAATCAATCTATGCAAGAACTAGAATTATTAGTTCAAGATGCTGAAGATATCTTAAATATTTTTGATTTACCATATCGTATTGTTGAACTATGTAGTGGTGATATTGGATTTAGTGCAACAAAAACTTATGATCTAGAAGTTTGATTCCCAGAACAAAATAAATACCGTGAAATATCATCTTGTTCAAATTGTTGAGATTTTCAAGCAAGAAGAATGCAAACAAGATTTAGAGATACTGATGGTGAAGTTAAACTTGTTCACACTTTAAATGGTAGTGGAGTTGCTATTGATCGTTTAATCGCAGCTATGCTAGAAAATTATTGAGATGGAGAAAAATTAATCCTGCCAATGATTCTAAGACCATACTTTGATAACCAAGAATTTATTAAGTAG
- a CDS encoding membrane protein, with amino-acid sequence MITRKRMNILNWFSLLKDLKYIITTAIITALLVTIAITTSMIEIGIAKFQIADGLFLSLTFFINGPMMAISGILYSTIFDLVSGGAIFIPASIVIHLLMFIVIKLLNKKINFILTILTAELMIFLYVLYGFLLTWGSQDLLTAKSEATKELIVDLIQYSISVASAIVLYISFSNKNVVKIFDKVNPNNQVNDLKTKL; translated from the coding sequence ATGATAACTAGAAAAAGAATGAATATACTTAATTGATTCTCACTCTTAAAAGATTTGAAATACATTATAACAACTGCAATAATAACCGCTTTATTAGTCACAATAGCTATAACCACTTCGATGATTGAAATTGGTATAGCTAAATTTCAAATAGCTGATGGTTTATTTTTAAGTCTTACATTTTTTATAAATGGACCTATGATGGCAATAAGCGGTATTTTATATTCAACAATATTTGATTTAGTTTCTGGAGGAGCAATTTTTATTCCTGCTTCGATTGTTATTCACTTACTAATGTTTATTGTTATAAAACTTTTAAATAAAAAAATTAATTTTATTTTAACTATTCTAACTGCTGAGCTAATGATATTTTTATACGTTTTATATGGTTTTTTACTAACTTGAGGGTCTCAAGATCTTTTAACAGCAAAATCTGAAGCAACTAAAGAGTTGATTGTTGATCTAATTCAATACTCTATTTCAGTTGCTTCAGCAATCGTTTTATACATATCTTTTTCAAACAAAAACGTGGTAAAAATCTTTGATAAAGTAAATCCAAATAACCAAGTGAATGACCTCAAAACTAAACTTTAG
- a CDS encoding chromate transporter, producing MILALLVSLVMITFISLSVFGGGQVFMPIFAWLWRSLATWFNVKIDEEFINNIFAIANSTPGILSPKFATITGYIVANGQWWGYFAMILTYLAFVIPPIFMMQIALKYSEKFSDSTFFKNLIKLMNPVVAGIIIALAIELIIGTMFPFIVFNQSAANYWGFVDPKSPTNKIKFLKGWRQIVLWIYVPIGVSLSTFLYLKKIQVFGLVLANVIIALILFQPWLN from the coding sequence ATGATTTTAGCTCTTCTAGTTTCTCTTGTTATGATTACATTTATCTCTTTATCTGTTTTTGGTGGAGGACAAGTGTTTATGCCGATCTTTGCGTGATTATGAAGGTCATTGGCAACTTGATTTAATGTAAAAATTGATGAGGAATTTATAAACAATATTTTTGCTATTGCAAATTCAACTCCAGGTATTTTAAGTCCTAAGTTTGCTACAATTACCGGGTACATTGTTGCTAATGGTCAATGATGAGGATATTTTGCAATGATTCTGACTTATCTAGCTTTTGTTATTCCACCAATTTTTATGATGCAAATTGCTTTAAAATATTCAGAAAAATTTAGTGATTCGACTTTTTTTAAAAACTTAATTAAATTAATGAATCCTGTTGTTGCTGGAATCATTATCGCTCTAGCAATAGAATTAATTATTGGCACTATGTTTCCATTTATTGTTTTTAATCAATCAGCAGCAAATTATTGAGGGTTTGTTGATCCAAAAAGCCCAACAAATAAAATAAAATTTTTAAAGGGTTGAAGACAAATTGTTTTATGAATTTATGTACCTATAGGAGTTAGTTTAAGTACTTTTTTATATCTTAAAAAGATACAGGTTTTTGGATTAGTATTAGCAAATGTAATAATTGCTTTAATATTATTTCAACCTTGGTTAAACTAA
- a CDS encoding SPE_1075/MLC_0560 family membrane protein translates to MKKFIIDLKVNHKKYLIKLACLILGIYIFSLSIAVYAVTAVGASQVDFTNFAILGIFSKWDMSTGLVNLDSYKWALFALYGSLLVLSAIFLSVSIFRKYKKNKDKKLWLELVVLIVLDLIIIFTIPFAIDGQIAMLGAIGYNDWMIKTTVYQYRTIFFLIAYILYIVGLTFWVHSGWLISPYNSINTSFMKMTNLPFNTSRVLMDLLIFLPGLILLLVNPVAWELKGKFLLNYLNIGTIIFVFATGPILSKTLTMLNKVTKIY, encoded by the coding sequence ATGAAAAAATTTATTATAGATTTAAAAGTAAATCATAAAAAGTATCTAATTAAGCTTGCTTGCTTAATTTTAGGTATATATATATTTTCACTTTCTATTGCAGTTTATGCAGTAACTGCAGTTGGAGCAAGCCAAGTGGATTTTACAAATTTTGCAATTTTAGGAATTTTTAGTAAATGAGACATGAGTACAGGTCTTGTAAATTTAGATTCATACAAATGAGCTTTATTTGCTTTATATGGATCTTTGCTAGTTTTGTCTGCTATATTTTTATCAGTTTCAATTTTCAGAAAGTATAAAAAAAATAAAGATAAAAAACTATGACTAGAATTAGTTGTTTTAATTGTTTTAGACTTAATTATTATTTTTACAATTCCTTTTGCAATTGATGGTCAAATAGCAATGTTAGGTGCAATTGGTTATAATGATTGAATGATTAAAACAACAGTATATCAGTATAGAACAATTTTCTTTTTGATTGCTTATATTCTATACATTGTTGGATTAACTTTCTGAGTTCATTCAGGATGATTAATAAGTCCGTACAACTCAATTAATACAAGTTTTATGAAGATGACTAATTTACCGTTCAACACTTCAAGAGTTTTAATGGATCTATTAATATTTTTACCAGGGTTAATATTACTTCTAGTAAATCCTGTTGCTTGAGAATTAAAGGGAAAATTCTTATTAAACTACCTAAATATAGGAACAATTATTTTTGTGTTTGCAACAGGGCCAATATTATCAAAGACATTAACGATGTTAAATAAAGTCACAAAAATATATTAA
- a CDS encoding chromate transporter, with amino-acid sequence MENQDNFTKKPTFWNIFFFILAITFISFGGGNAVMPVIKRYAVDKYQWLDENEFEHNVILTNMLPGPAAIQTTAYIAFKSLSKFKAYLVVSLAALPHTLFAVGLIFASNYIPTNYLIAIQVGVLVAISGALIGFGWNYFKRGIKTMKISLWISLFSISLAFSLFIPKPYNIPILVMILVIAIYSTVFIIRSKNSNKNKTKNDKETN; translated from the coding sequence ATGGAAAATCAAGACAATTTCACTAAAAAACCGACTTTTTGAAATATCTTTTTTTTCATCCTTGCTATTACTTTTATAAGTTTTGGCGGTGGTAATGCAGTGATGCCTGTGATTAAACGTTATGCTGTTGATAAGTATCAATGATTAGACGAAAATGAATTTGAACATAACGTTATTTTAACAAATATGTTACCTGGACCTGCTGCAATTCAAACTACAGCTTATATTGCTTTTAAATCACTAAGTAAGTTTAAAGCTTATCTAGTTGTTAGTCTAGCAGCATTACCTCATACCTTGTTTGCTGTTGGTTTAATTTTTGCTTCTAATTATATTCCCACAAACTATTTAATAGCGATTCAAGTAGGAGTTTTAGTTGCAATTAGCGGTGCTTTAATTGGCTTTGGATGAAATTATTTTAAAAGAGGAATTAAAACAATGAAAATAAGTCTTTGAATATCTTTATTTTCAATTTCTTTAGCTTTTTCATTATTTATACCAAAACCATATAACATTCCAATACTAGTGATGATTTTAGTAATTGCAATTTATTCAACAGTTTTTATAATTAGATCTAAAAATTCAAATAAAAACAAAACTAAAAATGATAAGGAGACTAACTAA